A stretch of Natator depressus isolate rNatDep1 chromosome 2, rNatDep2.hap1, whole genome shotgun sequence DNA encodes these proteins:
- the PRR15 gene encoding proline-rich protein 15 — protein MADSTATTGSWWKALTRSRKKAKEGLVAGAPPPPAEPALPPAPPGPDSRENQQPNFSSSEPKLGEKPGAGGNRRNLKISHSGRFKEKHKVRAPLLAESPKLFEGSAPSHASEERQ, from the coding sequence ATGGCTGACAGCACCGCGACCACGGGCTCCTGGTGGAAAGCGCTGACCAGAAGCAGGAAAAAAGCCAAAGAGGGGCTGGTGGCCGGAGCGCCGCCGCCCCCGGCTGAGCCCGCCCTCCCGCCGGCGCCCCCCGGCCCGGACTCTCGGGAGAACCAGCAGCCCAACTTCAGCAGCAGCGAGCCCAAATTGGGCGAGAAGCCTGGCGCCGGCGGCAACCGCAGGAACCTGAAGATCTCCCACTCCGGCCGCTTCAAGGAGAAGCACAAGGTGCGAGCCCCTCTGCTGGCCGAGAGCCCCAAGCTGTTCGAGGGCAGCGCGCCCAGCCACGCCAGCGAGGAGAGGCAATAG